The Panicum hallii strain FIL2 chromosome 5, PHallii_v3.1, whole genome shotgun sequence genome contains the following window.
ATCGCTTCAAAGATCTTTAAAGACGAAGTAACACATAAAACAAATATAATAACAAAAAGAATGCAAAGGGTATCCATACCATTGTACTGTTGATCTCGGAACGAGTATCTCTGCTTCACTTTAAGTGTTTTAAGTTCATCCAGTGTGAAGTCCACTGCAAACCAAATCTTCAATATTAGTTTAAATAATCAAGAACACTTATCATTCTGATTGCACCCATTATAGCAACATGAAGTTGAAACTGTCAATATATTTTCAGTAAATAGTGTTCGAGCACTAGCATGTAGTAAGTTCCTGAATTAGAGTCAACAAAACACTGAAGGGGTGCATAAGTGCATTATTATATCCTTATTGCTTAATTAATTTTCATGTAGCAGATATTTAAATTACAATGTCAACAAATTGAGTGAAGGAATCAAGGTTGGTTGTAAGATGCAAACCTACAAACCATCCAGTAACATTAAACCACTCCACTTCATAGGTTCTTCTTCGATTGGCAAACTCCTTATGCTTGGCAACATCAGTTGTTTCATCAAGTGTAACATCATGAAAACAGATCAAGGCTCCGTCTTTGCTAGCAAGGATGTCAGTCTCTATAAAATCTGCACCTTCCTCAATAGCCCTCTGCAATAGGATATTTTTTTGTTAAATGTATATTCCATTTTATAATGCCATATTGTCTGTATACTACAAAAATTTATAAACTTGTCATATGTGAATGCAATAGCCATATGCAGCGATCAATATCTGCAGGCCCTTTAGCGTTTAGGTGTATCTGCTTATGAAAAAAATCTTATTCCATTAGCAAAATAGAAAAATGTAATCCTGCTACAAATATACGTGATTGCAATTTTCTAAGCAGTACCAGGTATGCAGCAGCTGTTTCTTCAGGAATTTCCCCGTTTGAGCCACGATGAGCAATGTTATATGGTCGAAACGTCTGCATGGGCCTTTTCTCTTCATTCTTCGTCTTACTTGGTAGTGGAAAGAGAGGTCTAGCAAATGCCAAATGTAATAGTAGCAGAAGAAAAAGAGGCACAAAACCTGTCAGGGATGTTGATGCAGATAAATTAGACATACACCAACGTGCATAATGCAAATGCAAGTAGAAGGAAAGTTTAAAATGTTCTTTTAGCATTTTTTAATGCTTTTTAAATATGCAACCACAAAACTATAAGATCATATTTTTGCTTTTGTGTAATTCGATGAGTACTATTTGATTGTAACATATGTATTCTGATAGTGTGTAAACAGGGTCATATGTAACACTTCTACTAGAATTTTTTTCGAATCAATACATGGGCTAGGGCAGAATACTTCAATTTTGAATAATGATATGCAAACTATTAGCTACACAACATAGCTTACTGGGATATGTAATCCAGAAAGATTAATCATGGTTCGAATACACATCTTGTCAGGGCTGTCGATCAAAGATACGCCATCAGTTGCTCATTCAGATTCTATCATGGAGATCTGTTAAGAGATTTGGGTTGGAGCTGCGTTGATAGAATATGCAAGAATGTCAATTACTATATGGAGAGAACGTGACTAGCCATGATATAAGATACAGAAGAAAGAACAAATCTAGTTGTCACTGCCTTTGTTTTCTACTTCTTTTGCACATGCATGTAAGAATAGGCATGTTTGTGCATGAAAGATTCATTGCAGttcaaaaagaaagaaaaaaaatcctatccatttattttatagttttctttcttttcttatcTGTCGCTCCTCCATCCCTGTCTACTTTGGGTCATAACTCACAACTATCGAGATCAAGTTTTCGAATTTCATTTAGAGTGTTGATTCAGAACGGATGCCATTCATCTCTTCTATTTCCACATTGGGCGGCATATGAAATCAGAACAAGTCTTAACACATCAGAGTATATCTCTTCAGTAGTTCAGTGTGAAATTAGTACCATGATCTAATTTGCCCCCATCAACCCATCAATTTCCCTATTAAGCCGTCTCGAAGGCACCAAATCCACGTTATACCCGATCCAGCCATATCAACCTCAGAAAGGCATACCAAATACACACAGAAATAGCAACAGATTGGCAATTCAGAGCAAGCTCGTTCTACATCCAACTCAATGCCGCCCCCCTGAAAATCCTAAGGCGATCCCGCAAAGATAAAAAAAAAGGAGAACGCCGAATCATCTACAGCAATCAGTACAGAGATACCGGGTTTATCAGATCGGCGGGCAATTGCCGAGCACTGCAGCGAGCATTCGAAAATCAGGAAGAGTCCGCCAATCGAGAAGAGGGTCACTTACAGAGAGAAGGGCGCATGGTGATTGGTGCAGCGGTGCTCCCTCCCCCTCTCGCCCACACTCTTCTTGCTCCACTTCCCTCCCCAGCTCCCCGCTATATGTGAGCGAGCGACGCAGCGAGCAACGGTTTCAGGGGAGAAGAAGCGGAGACGGTGCGGCTCCTCGCTCCGTGCTGTGCGCCTCTGCCTGCGGCCCCCCTCTCTCCAGTCTCCACTCTCTCCCGCTTTTTCTTTCCGTCACGCCATCACCCCTCAATCGCCATTACCACGACGGAACGGGACCCACTATCCAACCAATCAATGCACGCCCCAACCAATGAGATCGCCCTACGGCTACGGCCTACAAGCAAGCTACCATTCACTGACAGGTAGACAAAACGTCACGCTGCTTCTCCTGGGCCCACCCGTCTGCGAGAGTGAGTAGATGCGTGCGGTTACACGTTTCCGGCGCGGCTGACGGAATATTCTGCGCATAACTCCGATCGCGCTGGCGAACGTGGGAATCTGCGGTTCCCGGGctcccgagccggcctgctgccTTTCTGCGCCTGCGTGGGCCGAACCTGCTCCGCACGGCCCGCGTGGGGACTACGTTCCCATGTGCGGCCCACGTTCTCCGCCCAACAGCACCCGTCCCGAGCCCATCGCCGTTTCCAGCGTCTTCTCGGCTTCTCGCCGCACCGGCCGATCTCCCCATatcccccctcccctctccgTCGATCCCACAACCGCGCCGACCCCGatggcctccgccgcctcctccgccgccggcgccggcaagTCGATGTTCCAGGGCCTCCGCAGGTTCCTTAAGAAGCCGTGGGAGATCACGGGCCCCTGCGCCTCGCCCGAGTACCGCAGCGCGCTGCCTGGCGCGCTCGAGTACCGCGTCAAGTGCCCGGCCACCGTGCGCGACGACCGCGACATGGCCATCGTGCCCACCTCCGACCCGGAGACTGTATACGACATCAAGTACTTCATCCGCGACTGCCGCCGGAACCGCCCGCCCGTGCGGCGCACCCTGCTCCGCAAGCCCGACCTCGAGCGCTACATGGCCGCCAAGCAGTTCGACCCCACCAAGGACTTCCCCGTGCCATACGTCAACACCACCGTCGA
Protein-coding sequences here:
- the LOC112891601 gene encoding uncharacterized protein LOC112891601, producing the protein MASAASSAAGAGKSMFQGLRRFLKKPWEITGPCASPEYRSALPGALEYRVKCPATVRDDRDMAIVPTSDPETVYDIKYFIRDCRRNRPPVRRTLLRKPDLERYMAAKQFDPTKDFPVPYVNTTVEEDDNTIGGGYQK